In one window of Lewinellaceae bacterium DNA:
- a CDS encoding dipeptide epimerase, whose protein sequence is MPTIDRITVYAFSIPLTEPFVISRETVTDAPGIIIRIQDSDGAEGFGECTPFQSINGEVQAAQFALAPALARQWIGEDSRNIKARMHDLDRFVFGNTNLKSAFDLALYDLNARHAGEPLYRYLGGDMVRSLPTDMTIGIDRPEVMAEQAIRFVRSGFETIKVKLGKSAAEDKVRLDAIRKAVGPDIDLRIDANQGWTREDALSVLQHAGALGIGHCEEPIARWDLAGQVYLTANSPVPIMADESLFTSTDAQRLIDFNACHQFNLKLGKSGGILDGIRILQLATENNIICQVGCFSETRFAITALAHLVYAYPIIHYYDMDSPIMLVEDPVQGGIRYTDQGTVELDDHEPGIGATWDPAFLARLPQQVIS, encoded by the coding sequence ATGCCGACCATCGATCGCATTACCGTATATGCATTTTCCATTCCATTGACCGAGCCCTTTGTGATCTCGCGTGAAACCGTCACGGATGCGCCGGGGATCATCATCCGGATCCAGGATTCAGATGGTGCGGAAGGGTTTGGCGAATGCACGCCCTTTCAAAGCATCAACGGAGAAGTGCAGGCTGCTCAGTTTGCGCTGGCGCCGGCGCTGGCACGACAATGGATCGGTGAAGATTCGCGGAATATCAAAGCCCGCATGCACGATCTGGACCGCTTTGTATTTGGAAATACAAACCTGAAGAGTGCCTTTGACCTGGCCCTTTACGACCTAAACGCCCGGCATGCCGGTGAACCCCTTTACCGCTACCTCGGAGGCGATATGGTTCGCTCGTTACCTACGGATATGACCATCGGCATCGATCGTCCGGAAGTGATGGCAGAGCAGGCCATACGGTTCGTCCGAAGCGGATTTGAAACCATCAAAGTCAAATTGGGCAAATCAGCAGCCGAGGACAAGGTCAGACTGGATGCCATCCGTAAAGCAGTGGGACCTGATATAGATCTTCGCATCGACGCGAACCAGGGATGGACCCGTGAGGATGCTTTATCCGTATTGCAGCATGCCGGTGCCCTGGGTATCGGACATTGTGAAGAGCCGATCGCCCGCTGGGACCTGGCCGGACAAGTCTATCTGACTGCCAATAGTCCGGTGCCCATCATGGCCGACGAGTCCCTGTTTACCTCCACAGATGCCCAGCGCTTGATCGATTTCAATGCCTGTCATCAGTTCAATCTAAAACTGGGCAAGTCCGGAGGTATCCTGGACGGAATCCGGATCCTGCAACTGGCTACTGAAAACAACATCATTTGTCAGGTCGGCTGTTTTTCGGAAACCCGGTTTGCGATTACCGCCCTGGCACACCTTGTTTATGCTTACCCCATCATTCATTATTACGATATGGATAGCCCGATCATGCTGGTTGAGGATCCTGTCCAGGGTGGTATCCGGTACACGGACCAGGGCACTGTCGAACTGGATGATCACGAACCCGGTATTGGCGCTACCTGGGATCCGGCCTTTTTGGCCCGGTTACCACAACAGGTGATCTCTTGA